CAGTCGACGACAATGCGACGTGCCGCCTGATCCACCGTTTTGACGTAGACGCCCACGAACGGAATCAGCCGTTCAGCCGTGGCCGGCTGACCGTCCTTGCCGACTGTCGGATACTCGACGCGCATGATCGAATGCGCGCTGTTGTCGATCATCCCGCTCACCTTCCCGAGCGCCACCGATTGCTCGTTGACGACCTCGAGACCGATCAGGTCGACCCAATAGAATTCGTCCGCGGCCAATGCCGGGAAATCTTCCCGGCGCACGAACACGCGAAAACCGCGCAAAGCGAGCGCGGCATCGCGGTCGTTGACACCCGCGGATTGCGCGACGACCGTGTCGCCGTGCGTCTTCGACTGCAGGATGCGGGCGGATAACCGCTCCCCACCCCTTTCAAGCCACCAGCGGCGAGCCTTGAGCAACGCATCGCCGCCGCGACCTGCGTCGGCGTGCGTGGCCACCTTGACCCAGCCCTTCAGGCCATAGGCATCGACCACCGCCCCGACCTCGACAGCATCATCGGGCCAGGCTTGCACAGCTTCGAGGCCGCCCTGTTCGGCAGCCGTACCGGCGCTCGCGACAACGTCGCGCTCGACCGGCTTGCGGACGAAAGCGCCAAACGACGCTCGCCCGCGCCTTGCGTTACCGGAATCGTGACCGGACATCAATGCTCCTTGCAGCCGGCACGACCGGCACACCGCGCCATGTTAGGCAGCCGGCTGCGCCTTTTGCGCTTCCTTCACGAGACGCTGGACGGTCGGCGACAGTTGCGCGCCAACACCTTGCCAGTACGTCAGGCGGTCCTGAGCGATACGCAGGGCTTCGCCCTTCGTAGCAACCGGGTTGTAGAAGCCGACGCGCTCGATGAAGCGGCCGTCACGACGGTTGCGCGAATCGGTAGCAACGATGTTGTAGAACGGGCGCTTCTTCGAGCCGCCGCGAGCCAGACGGATGATAACCATATGAAATCCTTCGGGAAAACCGGGTTCGAAACTACTGAAACGTGCGATTATAGCCGGAAACCAAAGCTACAACAAACACTTACGCGCAAAAATTCCACGGATGCCCTGCGCACCGGGCATACAATCGTCGTGTTCACGACACTCCCCGCCGCCATGCCGCTACTTCGCGTCGCCTCGGCGCACCGCGTGCAGCACCGCCTCGCGGGCGGGCTGGCCGGCCTCGTCACCTGCCTCGCAGCCGCCGCGGCTGGCGCCGCACCGCCGGTGGACGAACTCGTCGTGCCGCCCGGCTTCCATGTGGACGTACTGACCGACGCCGTGCCGGCCGCCCGTGAAATGGCATGGTCGCCGCGCGGGATCCTGTATGTCGGCACCCGGGAAGGCCGCGTGCATGCGTTCGTGATGCACGAGGGACGGATCAGTGCCCGCTACGTGATCGCGGCCGGGCTCGACATGCCCGTCGGCGTTGCCTATCGCGACGGCGCGCTCTATGTATCCGCGGTGTCGCGCATCCTGCGCCTCGACCACATCGACGACCGGCTCGCGAAGCCGCCGGAGCCGGTGGTCGTGACCGACGCACTGCCGACCGAGCACCACCACGGCTGGAAATTCATCGCGTTCGGCCCCGACGGCAAGCTTTACGTTCCGACCGGCGCGCCATGCAACGTATGCCTCGCCGATCGCAGCCGCTACGCGATCATCGCACGTATGAACGCGGACGGCAGCGGGCGCGAGGTATTCGCCCGCGGCGTGCGCAATACCGTCGGCTTTGCATGGCACCCCGACTCGGGCGAGCTGTGGTTCACCG
This window of the Burkholderia cepacia GG4 genome carries:
- the rimM gene encoding ribosome maturation factor RimM (Essential for efficient processing of 16S rRNA), coding for MSGHDSGNARRGRASFGAFVRKPVERDVVASAGTAAEQGGLEAVQAWPDDAVEVGAVVDAYGLKGWVKVATHADAGRGGDALLKARRWWLERGGERLSARILQSKTHGDTVVAQSAGVNDRDAALALRGFRVFVRREDFPALAADEFYWVDLIGLEVVNEQSVALGKVSGMIDNSAHSIMRVEYPTVGKDGQPATAERLIPFVGVYVKTVDQAARRIVVDWEADY
- the rpsP gene encoding 30S ribosomal protein S16, with the translated sequence MVIIRLARGGSKKRPFYNIVATDSRNRRDGRFIERVGFYNPVATKGEALRIAQDRLTYWQGVGAQLSPTVQRLVKEAQKAQPAA
- a CDS encoding PQQ-dependent sugar dehydrogenase, yielding MPLLRVASAHRVQHRLAGGLAGLVTCLAAAAAGAAPPVDELVVPPGFHVDVLTDAVPAAREMAWSPRGILYVGTREGRVHAFVMHEGRISARYVIAAGLDMPVGVAYRDGALYVSAVSRILRLDHIDDRLAKPPEPVVVTDALPTEHHHGWKFIAFGPDGKLYVPTGAPCNVCLADRSRYAIIARMNADGSGREVFARGVRNTVGFAWHPDSGELWFTDNGRDLMGDDVPDDKLNRAPRASLDFGFPYCHGGDTPDPEFGSPDVCRRYVPPVLKLGAHVAALGMRFYTGPMFPASYRNNVFIAEHGSWNRSTKVGYRVMRAVVSADGSHARETPFITGWLRANGSVWGRPADVLPLPDGSLLVSDDYAGAIYRITYAAP